The Helianthus annuus cultivar XRQ/B chromosome 16, HanXRQr2.0-SUNRISE, whole genome shotgun sequence genome includes a window with the following:
- the LOC110916517 gene encoding uncharacterized protein LOC110916517 gives MILKLKNSDFLMAKRLRHQRRAGCMSSIVSILNFRHSRVTRRLLSDHKAHMTESSTGPSSPTSEVSSLTDTEEMHQGIESPKSENSEAAHTRVKELMEEEMQMDQTEKISSRSFDNRETSQCHEFEELMNKLILIQEKRNEEQKPSFERSNSLDHKRNDSISEQPVTSKNRNFFRRRSKSHECISFNVNDTPPPSNTTNGYKVRHERSVSHFSFTEMKRKLKNAIGKSSRDSGCLEKPVVDGNSGWNSPNRDHFSSERFSRSAYGLKQDMGSRLCKSERNLNGNKEIGDMSDRVSNLYIEAKKHLHEILNNEDEDTGLIMSHSRTLGNLLCFPGYNSHSTELGRRTEPIVNESQLNEPLVNESQLNELIVNESQLNVADDDHQEPEVSDEIHQAEGVVEMSRPLSPEETEVFDVVDSTEEDELSCSPVVSPSRSSPSSNRKSEEVENTSDDRTGKPSPVSVLEPLFSDDDISPARTISRSSESSIQPLRIRFEEIVNPTKQQETCSLNHAENEESVYEYVEAVLLASDLNWDEFEQRWLSSDQILDPSLYHELQIFSSRAQHDQLLLFDTTNEILKEICDRSLAFFPGLSYCKQSIHPLPKGMDLINEVWERIESRLCCHYPRSLDQLIKKEFEISRRWMDLCSETLEVVTEVEEWIFDDMIDDTVWSLLHG, from the exons GTCCTTCGAGCCCTACATCCGAAGTGAGCTCGCTTACGGACACAGAAGAGATGCATCAAGGGATTGAATCTCCAAAAAGTGAGAATAGTGAAGCGGCCCATACTCGAGTGAAGGAACTCATGGAAGAAGAAATGCAAATGGATCAAACCGAAAAAATATCAAGTAGATCATTCGATAACCGGGAAACATCACAATGCCATGAATTTGAAGAGCTAATGAACAAACTCATCCTAATCCAAGAGAAAAGAAACGAAGAACAAAAACCGTCATTCGAAAGATCAAACTCGTTAGATCACAAACGAAACGATTCAATATCAGAACAACCCGTCACTAGTAAAAACCGAAACTTCTTCAGAAGAAGGAGCAAGTCACACGAATGTATATCGTTCAACGTCAACGATACCCCTCCACCTTCAAATACGACCAACGGGTATAAAGTTCGTCATGAAAGAAGCGTTTCGCATTTTTCGTTCACTGAAATGAAGAGAAAGTTAAAGAATGCTATCGGAAAATCTTCGAGAGATTCAGGATGTCTAGAAAAACCGGTTGTTGATGGAAACAGTGGATGGAATTCTCCAAACCGAGACCATTTCTCCTCCGAAAGATTTTCTAGATCTGCTTATGGGCTTAAGCAAGACATGGGTTCAAGATTATGCAAATCCGAAAGAAATTTGAATGGAAACAAGGAGATCGGAGACATGAGTGATCGGGTATCTAACCTCTACATCGAGGCAAAGAAGCATTTACATGAAATCCTGAACAATGAAGACGAGGATACCGGACTGATAATGAGCCATTCTAGAACTCTTGGAAATCTTCTTTGTTTTCCAGGTTACAACTCTCATTCTACAGAGTTGGGTCGTAGAACCGAGCCGATTGTCAATGAAAGTCAACTGAACGAGCCGCTCGTCAATGAAAGTCAGCTGAACGAGCTGATTGTCAACGAAAGTCAACTGAATGTGGCAGATGACGATCATCAAGAACCGGAAGTTTCAGATGAAATTCATCAAGCTGAAG GTGTTGTAGAGATGTCAAGACCACTTTCACCTGAAGAAACTGAAGTTTTTGATGTGGTG GATTCGACTGAAGAAGACGAGTTATCTTGTTCTCCAGTAGTGTCGCCTTCCAGATCTTCACCTTCAAGCAATAGAAAGAGTGAAGAAGTCGAGAATACCTCAGACGATAGAACTGGCAAACCTAGTCCTGTGTCTGTTCTTGAGCCGTTGTTTTCGGATGATGATATTAGCCCGGCTAGAACCATTTCCCGATCTT CTGAATCTTCGATTCAACCACTACGTATTCGATTCGAGGAAATTGTTAACCCAACAAAACAGCAAGAAACATGTAGCCTTAACCATGCCGAGAACGAGGAATCTGTGTATGAATATGTAGAAGCTGTGCTTCTAGCATCGGATCTTAATTGGGACGAGTTTGAACAAAGGTGGCTTTCTTCGGACCAAATACTCGACCCATCGTTGTATCATGAACTACAAATCTTCTCGAGCCGGGCCCAGCATGACCAACTGCTCCTGTTCGACACCACAAATGAAATCCTCAAGGAGATTTGTGATCGTTCGTTAGCTTTCTTTCCGGGGTTGTCATATTGTAAACAAAGTATCCATCCGCTTCCGAAGGGAATGGACTTGATAAACGAGGTGTGGGAACGAATTGAGTCGCGTCTCTGCTGCCATTATCCGAGATCGTTAGATCAActgataaagaaagaatttgaaatATCTAGAAGATGGATGGATCTTTGTTCGGAGACTCTAGAGGTAGTTACAGAAGTCGAAGAATGGATCTTCGACGATATGATCGACGACACCGTTTGGAGCTTATTGCATGGTTAA
- the LOC110916515 gene encoding 60S ribosomal protein L36-2: MAPKQPNTGLFVGLNKGHVVTKKELAPRPSDRKGKTSKRVHFVRNLIREVAGFAPYEKRITELLKVGKDKRALKVAKRKLGTHKRAKKKREEMSSVLRKMRAGGGTEKKK; the protein is encoded by the exons ATGGCTCCAAAGCAGCCAAATACTGGACTCTTTGTGGGTCTAAACAAAGGGCATGTTGTTACCAAGAAGGAACTAGCACCGCGCCCTTCTGACAGGAAAGGG AAAACAAGCAAGAGAGTACACTTTGTGAGAAACCTTATCAGAGAAGTTGCTGGATTTGCTCCTTATGAGAAGAGAATTACCGAACTTCTAAAGGTTGGAAAAGACAAACGTGCCCTCAAAGTTGCCAAGCGGAAGTTGGGCACTCACAAGAGGGCCAAAAAGAAGAGAGAGGAGATGTCCAGTGTTCTTCGCAAGATGAG GGCTGGTGGTGGCACGGAGAAGAAAAAGTAA